One genomic segment of Centroberyx gerrardi isolate f3 chromosome 4, fCenGer3.hap1.cur.20231027, whole genome shotgun sequence includes these proteins:
- the psma4 gene encoding proteasome subunit alpha type-4 yields MSRRYDSRTTIFSPEGRLYQVEYAMEAIGHAGTCLGILANDGVLLAAERRNIHKLLDEVFFSEKIYKLNEDMACSVAGITSDANVLTNELRLIAQRYLLQYQEPIPCEQLVTALCDIKQAYTQFGGKRPFGVSLLYMGWDKHYGFQLYQSDPSGNYGGWKSTCIGNNSAAAVSMLKQDYKEGEMTLSSALALAVKVLNKTMDVSKLSAEKVEIATLTRENGKTCIKVLKLKEVEGLIKKHEAEEAKAEKDKKEKEQKEKDK; encoded by the exons ATG TCTCGACGATATGATTCACGAACAACCATCTTCTCACCAGAGG GGCGTCTGTACCAGGTGGAGTACGCCATGGAAGCCATCGGCCACGCCGGCACCTGCCTCGGCATTTTAGCCAACGACGGAGTGCTGCtggctgcagagaggaggaacattCACAAGCTGCTGGACGAAGTGTTTTTCTCAGAGAAAATCTACAAGTTAAACGA AGATATGGCGTGCAGTGTGGCAGGAATTACATCAGATGCCAACGTGCTGACCAATGAGCTGAGGCTTATAGCACAGAG GTACCTGCTGCAGTACCAGGAGCCCATCCCCTGTGAGCAGCTGGTCACTGCCCTGTGTGACATCAAACAGGCCTACACCCAGTTTGGAG gAAAGCGTCCATTTGGAGTCTCCCTGCTCTACATGGGCTGGGATAAGCACTACGGCTTCCAGCTCTACCAGAGCGACCCCAGTGGCAACTACGGAGGCTGGAAGTCAACCTGCATCGGCAACAACAGCGCA GCGGCCGTCTCCATGCTGAAGCAGGACTataaggagggagagatgacacTTTCCTCGGCTCTGGCCCTCGCCGTAAAAGTCCTCAACAAAACCATGGACGTCAGCAAGCTGTCTGCAGAGAAAG TGGAGATCGCCACCTTGACCCGCGAGAACGGCAAGACCTGCATCAAGGTGCTGAAGCTGAAGGAAGTGGAGGGGCTGATCAAGAAGCACGAAGCAGAGGAGGCCAAAGctgagaaagacaagaaagagaaggaacagaaagagaaggacaaGTAG